A genomic stretch from Aedes albopictus strain Foshan chromosome 2, AalbF5, whole genome shotgun sequence includes:
- the LOC134288726 gene encoding ribonuclease P protein subunit p25-like protein, whose amino-acid sequence MMHYKKGKNVEEELTKEQIPIECLPGQFLWMHVKGSSHIFNLVNYAKKALESGEQRAVVWSGTGGGIGKTISCAEIMKKDFELSQVTRVCYRKVEEYWDPQQEGLEQIVATRNIPSIHILMSLDEIDPKTPGYQHSKTRTTFWLESDPAAKGGPRKGGNFFTGPQLKKKPNRNYGDDKGGSSANGAGGGGRGDGGAGGKKGKNKNKGGKAMEGKEKSDKEQQKSEASGSGENKAKKTKNNENKQKTREGEKPKSGKSANDSQPMELGE is encoded by the exons ATGATGCACTACAAGAAGGGTAAGAACGTCGAGGAGGAGCTCACCAAGGAGCAGATTCCAATCGAATGCCTGCCGGGTCAGTTTCTGTGGATGCACGTGAAGGGTAGCTCGCACATCTTCAACCTGGTGAACTACGCCAAGAAGGCGCTGGAATCCGGCGAGCAGCGGGCCGTGGTGTGGAGCGGCACTGGCGGCGGAATCGGCAAGACCATCAGCTGCGCCGAGATTATGAAGAAGGACTTTGAACTGAGCCAGGTCACGCGGGTGTGCTACAGGAA AGTCGAAGAATACTGGGACCCCCAGCAGGAGGGCCTGGAGCAAATCGTGGCCACCCGGAACATACCCAGCATCCACATTCTGATGTCGTTGGACGAAATCGATCCGAAAACGCCCGGTTATCAGCACTCCAAAACGCGGACCACATTCTGGCTGGAATCGGACCCTGCTGCCAAGGGTGGTCCTCGAAAGGGCGGCAACTTTTTCACCGGGCCGCAGTTGAAGAAGAAACCGAATCGAAACTACGGTGACGATAAGGGTGGATCGAGTGCTAACGGGGCTGGTGGTGGAGGAAGAGGTGACGGTGGGGCAGGTGGGAAGAAGGGTAAGAATAAGAACAAAGGGGGAAAGGCAATGGAGGGAAAGGAAAAAAGTGACAAGGAACAGCAAAAGAGCGAGGCGAGTGGGAGCGGTGAAAATAAAGCCAAGAAGACTAAAAACAATGAAAATAAGCAGAAAACTAGAGAAGGTGAAAAGCCAAAGTCGGGGAAATCTGCGAATGATAGTCAACCTATGGAGTTAGGTGAGTAG